The genomic window ACGTGAATGAGAGCGACGATAACGTTTGCCCACCTTCACCTGATTAACACTGATCGCCGCTTCTATACGCATAAACCAGGTGTCGATGTCTTCGGCAACTCTGGATAACCAAATTTTGCGATTTCGCTGGGTAAACCCTGCGACGCATTTTGATTTGTTGGTCGCCTTCGACTATTATTCATCGTGAATACGGTACTGAAGTTGACAGAAGTGAATTTATGTTCGCAAAGGTGTTACTTTAGCGTTCGTAGTGGATTTGAAGAAGTTTATGGTTTTACCAAATGAGTACTTCGTGATTTCGAGGTACCAATCGCATCGGGATCACCAAAATTTGAGGTTGCCAAAACAGTTTCACGGGAGAAGAAATGCTTGTCGTTATGCTAGTCAATTTATtacaaaaatctaaaatcagAATCTATCATATGTGTAGCTACTGTTAGTTATAATACTGCGTGAGTGTGTTGAGTGTTCGGGCTAAATATACATGAGTGACCGACAGTGTACCATCACAGATCTGCGTGTTATAATCTACGAAGCATCCATCAACTATCTCACATAAATAATCGTGCTCATTAGTTTTGATTCAACATATTTTTGCCTTCCAGATAACCGAAGCCATTGATTACCTATGCAAGCACAAGTTCTTCCGCGAGGCGTGGGCCATCTGCAAACTACGCAAAGACAGTGACGATCCAATTCGCGCACAGGTGTCCACCGAGTGGGCACAGTATTTGGAAACTGTCGGTAACCTTGAGGGAGCTGCCCTCGTGTATGTATTGCTGCTGGTGGAACAATTAAATAGTCATTTTGATTCCCGTTTTTTTTAACTTCATTTCAGTTGGACTGCGGCAAAACAATACAAAAACGCTATTGCAGCTCTATCCAAGCGAAAGGAAATAACCGAACATATGCAACGTGCCATAGATGAACTGAACGCGAAGCTACAAGAAGCTGCTGAGTGACCTGAAATTTTTGTTCTGTTTTACGTTTTTATTTGATCAACTTTTGATGCCTGCCCACTGATATTACCGGGTACCATCTGAATAAATATTCTTGAACTCAAGGTTAACGAAAAACATTTGCGGTCCAATTGAATTACAACTTTATCGACCTATCCTAGGATTGAGAATTCACTTTAACTTGCATGCAATGGTAGGTAGTTCCGATTTCTTTTCCGATAGCAACACCAATATCGTTTTAGCACATTGCACCATATTTGTCCGCACAGTAGCTTCAGTGGAATGATCAGCAGGGAGTATATCGCCAGCTGGTACAAACGTTGAGAAGTCCACAGCACGGTATACCGCAAAGTGGCTCCGTCCAGCACGGCGAAGCCGTAACCGATTTTCATTACTCCCATTCGGTAGGAACACGTAGGGACCGAAATTTCTAACAGTTGTTGGTTGCTTCGCAGTCCGTACAGATTGAACGTGGACAGATCATGTCGATTATCACGTTTAGTGTTAAGTGCCAGAGAGGGAGGGTTGGTTAATAGCGCATCTTTTTGAACTATGGTGTACTTGGAGGTATGATCGTGCGCTGAAAATATTACGTCCGGTTGAAATGTTTCAAGGGCCTGAAAAGTACAAATTGGTAAAATCGAATGGAATGAGGAAAACATGTTTAATGCTTGCTTTCAGGGAAAAATGATCAGTCTGTTTCAGTAAACTCATATGACTGAGGATAATCGAGTAGAGGTCTGCACCGGCATTGTTATCTTGCAGTTCGGGCATAACTTTACTGAAGCGATTGATATTGAAAAATGTTGCTCCGTTTGGCAGCACCCACTGTGGTTGTTCATTGAAGTAGCGCTTGAAGCGTTGGATATTATCCTGAGAAACGGCTTCATAGCCTTCTCCTCCTATGTCGTTGTCTCCTGGAATGTAGATCTTTCAGAGAGCTTTAAAAAAAGATAGTGCTATAAAGTGGCTATTATTGTTACCATCGAAATACGGGTTTCCGGCTGTATAAAAATCCTGACAAATCTCTGAAAATACTGTTCATACTGATCATCTGTCGCTACGCTGCCTTCATCCATCAGGTCTCCGAGAAAGCATATTACATCTGGGATGGTGTGTTGCAGCGCCCTGCGGTAAGTAATCGCCAGTTGCCTGGAGGAATTTTATGTAAATATCCTTAAAAAATCAATCGTGCAAAATATTTGGTTTAAATGCCTTATTTCACAAGCTAATATATTCTAGTGATTAGAGAGTTAGGAGTAATGCAATTTTATCTAAGTTCTGGGTTTTTTCAAAGAGAGTTCGTTGTAATAACTGTGGAAGTCCCAACGGTTAGGGACAAACAGGATGTAGCATTTACATTTAAATGCTGTACGATATCTAGTTGTAAGCATGAATCTAGCGTTAGCAATAAATGGTGAACACGATATTATTGCGACACAtacaacagggcataacttttttaccattgggtaaaaatcaaccaaattttgcacactttctcattgatgtgtattgtttacatgctgtcaaactcgaagtcgtgtttttcgattcaacgaaaatggaggtgaaccaacacgagtcgagagaacaaattctttccaaacac from Topomyia yanbarensis strain Yona2022 unplaced genomic scaffold, ASM3024719v1 HiC_scaffold_872, whole genome shotgun sequence includes these protein-coding regions:
- the LOC131696187 gene encoding uncharacterized protein LOC131696187 encodes the protein LIQHIFAFQITEAIDYLCKHKFFREAWAICKLRKDSDDPIRAQVSTEWAQYLETVGNLEGAALVWTAAKQYKNAIAALSKRKEITEHMQRAIDELNAKLQEAAE
- the LOC131696186 gene encoding uncharacterized protein LOC131696186, yielding MPELQDNNAGADLYSIILSHMSLLKQTDHFSLKALETFQPDVIFSAHDHTSKYTIVQKDALLTNPPSLALNTKRDNRHDLSTFNLYGLRSNQQLLEISVPTCSYRMGVMKIGYGFAVLDGATLRYTVLWTSQRLYQLAIYSLLIIPLKLLCGQIWCNVLKRYWCCYRKRNRNYLPLHAS